One Glutamicibacter halophytocola DNA segment encodes these proteins:
- a CDS encoding Na+/H+ antiporter subunit D: MNFLDLAPLAVVLPIIGAGAAFLARRQVRTQRLITIGILCLTLVLEAGMLAAVWGGESYAIHIGGWESPFGIALMVDGFSSFMLLISTLVSLAVLFFATSQGLADGDEPGPVSVFHPAYLILLAGVSNAFLAADLFNLYVGFEILLTASYVLLTLGGTAERIRAGTTYVVVSVVSSVIFLMAIAMTYAATGTVNMADLAVKLPELDQGPQLILHVLLLIAFGIKAAVFPLSLWLPDSYPTAPAPVTAVFAGLLTKVGVYAIVRTETLIFPGGAVNAGLLVVAALTMVIGILGALAQTDFKRMLSFTLTSHIGYLIFGVAVGGPLAIAATIYYVGHHIIVQTSLFMVAGLIERRAGSSNVTKLGSLAKLSPALSLLFFIPAINLGGIPPFSGFLGKFGLLHAAVQDADPLTWVVVGAGLLTSLLTLLAIIRVWARIFWRRAADAEVPNQELVDEAAQVASETAAGGAQNPGLGLKLARELEAASLPWGMRYATGSLVAAGIALTIFAGPIFEFCERVAAELIARDAYINAILPF; encoded by the coding sequence GTGAATTTTCTGGATCTAGCACCCCTGGCCGTGGTCTTGCCGATTATCGGTGCCGGGGCGGCGTTCTTGGCACGGCGGCAGGTGCGCACCCAGCGCCTGATCACCATCGGGATCCTCTGCTTGACCCTCGTGCTGGAAGCGGGCATGCTCGCCGCGGTATGGGGAGGCGAAAGCTACGCCATCCACATCGGCGGCTGGGAGTCGCCCTTTGGCATCGCGCTGATGGTCGATGGCTTCAGCTCCTTCATGCTGCTGATTTCCACCCTGGTCTCGCTGGCAGTGCTCTTCTTCGCCACCAGCCAGGGCCTGGCCGACGGCGATGAGCCCGGCCCGGTGTCGGTCTTCCATCCGGCCTACCTGATCCTGCTCGCCGGTGTGTCCAACGCCTTCCTGGCCGCCGACCTGTTCAACCTGTACGTCGGGTTCGAAATCCTGCTGACCGCCAGCTACGTGCTGCTGACCCTGGGCGGAACTGCCGAACGCATCCGCGCCGGTACCACCTACGTGGTGGTTTCGGTGGTGTCCTCGGTGATCTTCCTGATGGCCATCGCCATGACCTATGCGGCGACCGGCACGGTGAATATGGCCGACCTGGCCGTGAAGCTGCCCGAACTGGACCAGGGCCCGCAATTGATTTTGCATGTGCTGCTGCTGATTGCCTTCGGCATTAAAGCGGCAGTGTTCCCGCTGTCCCTGTGGCTTCCGGACTCCTACCCGACGGCACCGGCACCGGTGACCGCGGTGTTCGCCGGCTTGCTGACCAAGGTGGGCGTCTACGCAATCGTGCGCACCGAAACACTGATTTTCCCGGGTGGCGCCGTGAACGCCGGGCTGCTGGTGGTGGCGGCGCTGACCATGGTGATCGGTATTCTTGGTGCGCTGGCGCAGACGGACTTCAAGCGCATGCTCTCCTTCACCCTCACCAGCCACATCGGATACCTGATTTTCGGCGTGGCTGTCGGGGGACCGCTGGCCATTGCGGCGACCATCTACTACGTGGGCCACCACATCATCGTCCAGACCTCGCTGTTCATGGTCGCTGGCCTGATAGAACGCCGTGCCGGAAGCTCCAATGTCACCAAGCTGGGCTCATTGGCCAAGCTTTCCCCGGCCCTGTCCCTGCTCTTCTTCATTCCGGCGATCAACCTCGGCGGCATTCCTCCGTTCTCCGGTTTCCTGGGCAAGTTCGGGCTGCTCCATGCCGCCGTGCAGGATGCCGACCCGCTGACCTGGGTGGTGGTGGGCGCCGGCCTGCTGACCAGCCTGCTGACGTTGCTGGCGATCATTCGTGTCTGGGCCCGCATCTTCTGGCGTCGCGCTGCCGATGCCGAGGTGCCGAACCAGGAGCTGGTGGATGAAGCAGCCCAGGTGGCGTCCGAAACCGCGGCTGGTGGAGCGCAGAACCCCGGCCTGGGCCTGAAGCTGGCCCGGGAATTGGAAGCTGCGTCCCTGCCCTGGGGCATGCGCTATGCCACCGGTTCGCTGGTGGCAGCGGGTATTGCCCTGACTATTTTTGCCGGGCCGATTTTTGAATTCTGTGAACGGGTCGCCGCGGAGCTCATTGCCCGCGACGCATACATCAACGCGATCTTGCCATTCTGA
- a CDS encoding monovalent cation/H+ antiporter complex subunit F: protein MMEIVMWICGIMLGLATVACVIRVAKGPSILDRVLALDVMLLIISVALCLEMVYNRHSDYLLFVIAACTLGFIGSVTVSRYVSDQRNA, encoded by the coding sequence ATGATGGAAATCGTGATGTGGATTTGCGGCATCATGCTGGGCTTGGCCACCGTTGCCTGTGTAATCCGCGTGGCCAAGGGCCCCTCGATTCTCGACCGCGTCCTCGCACTGGACGTGATGCTGCTGATCATCTCCGTGGCCCTGTGCCTGGAGATGGTCTACAACCGGCACTCCGACTACCTGCTCTTCGTCATTGCCGCTTGCACTTTGGGCTTCATCGGCTCGGTCACCGTCTCGCGCTACGTTTCTGACCAGAGGAATGCCTGA
- a CDS encoding ATP-binding cassette domain-containing protein, which produces MSSVANTGATAQTRRGIEIIARGFCWQHPERSQPAISAFDVQINSGEKVLLIGPSGAGKSTLLHALAGLLEVDGAEQIAGQLLIDGSDAFAREHPVGLMQQDPETQVVQSRVADDVAFGAENLAVDPAIIRQRIPEALDAVGLGMLPMDHRTQELSGGQKQRLALAGILAMQPGLMLLDEPTANVDPEGIGPLRDAVLNAAQLSGATLIVVEHRLDAWAEHMDRVIVLEPGGGVAHDLDPQRLIDDESLRAELSEAGVWVPGYSPQVQPASPRPGALLLEAAELVSARSGQAPRTQAVDLAVSAGTATVIRGENGAGKSTLALTLGGLLEPAQGALQASDALANGLGKSPFSWRAGALIGRIGSVFQEPEHQFVTQSVREELAFAPLRAKASGGHELKYEPQQVDALVESLLQRLGLQHLAEANPFTLSGGEKRRLSVGTVLAAAPDVLILDEPTFGQDARTWRELAGLLVEQLEQDTAIIAVTHDEHLASVLGAQEIHLAAVAKQQPAIARGPVLDAPVGHSWLAKINPLAKLGAVAAATLPLITTLDWVSALVVVAATILAFPLAGLSPARFFKRAWPLLIAGVVAAWGIALVGQDSGAVYAQLGIFSITEGSVHGGIATGLRAFALALPCILLLATTNPSDLGGALSQQLRVPHRFVLGALAGMRLLGLMVEEFATLGLARRARGVGSFGTVAQRISAKLGQCLALLVQALRRAGRLAVTMEAKGFGIGQRTWIRTATFTSKDAAVLLAGIVLGTVAVGAAVLAGTYNLVWG; this is translated from the coding sequence ATGAGTTCGGTGGCTAACACCGGTGCCACGGCACAAACTCGGCGAGGCATCGAGATCATTGCTCGAGGTTTTTGCTGGCAACACCCGGAACGCTCGCAACCTGCCATCTCGGCATTTGACGTGCAGATCAACTCCGGCGAAAAGGTGCTGCTGATCGGCCCGTCCGGGGCAGGCAAGTCAACCTTGCTCCATGCCCTGGCCGGACTGCTGGAAGTCGATGGGGCCGAGCAGATCGCCGGTCAATTGCTCATCGACGGGTCGGACGCCTTCGCCCGGGAACACCCGGTGGGACTGATGCAGCAGGACCCGGAGACCCAGGTGGTGCAAAGCCGGGTCGCCGACGATGTGGCCTTTGGCGCCGAAAACCTGGCGGTGGATCCGGCCATCATCCGCCAGAGAATTCCCGAGGCCCTGGACGCGGTGGGGCTGGGCATGCTGCCCATGGACCACCGCACCCAGGAACTGTCCGGCGGGCAAAAGCAGCGCCTGGCCCTGGCCGGAATCCTGGCCATGCAGCCGGGGCTGATGCTGCTTGATGAACCCACCGCCAACGTCGACCCGGAAGGCATCGGGCCATTGCGCGATGCGGTGCTCAACGCCGCCCAGCTTAGTGGCGCCACGCTGATCGTGGTCGAGCACCGGCTGGATGCGTGGGCAGAACATATGGATCGAGTGATCGTCCTCGAACCAGGCGGAGGTGTCGCCCACGACCTGGACCCGCAACGGCTCATTGACGATGAAAGCCTGCGTGCAGAGCTTTCGGAGGCCGGGGTGTGGGTGCCAGGCTATTCGCCACAGGTCCAACCGGCCAGCCCCCGGCCCGGGGCGCTGCTTCTGGAAGCCGCCGAGCTGGTCAGCGCCCGCAGCGGGCAAGCGCCCCGGACCCAAGCGGTGGATCTGGCGGTGAGCGCCGGAACGGCGACGGTTATCCGCGGGGAGAATGGCGCCGGGAAATCCACCTTGGCACTGACCTTGGGCGGTTTGCTGGAACCGGCACAGGGAGCCCTGCAGGCTTCCGACGCGCTAGCCAACGGCCTGGGGAAATCACCGTTCAGCTGGCGGGCAGGAGCCCTGATCGGCCGGATAGGGTCGGTGTTCCAGGAACCCGAACACCAATTTGTCACCCAGAGCGTGCGCGAAGAATTGGCATTTGCGCCGCTGCGGGCGAAGGCAAGCGGCGGCCATGAGCTGAAGTATGAACCGCAGCAGGTTGATGCCCTGGTCGAGTCGCTGCTGCAGCGTTTGGGCTTGCAGCATCTGGCCGAAGCCAATCCCTTCACCCTTTCGGGAGGGGAGAAGCGCCGGTTGTCGGTGGGCACGGTGTTGGCCGCGGCCCCGGACGTGCTGATCCTGGACGAGCCAACCTTCGGGCAGGACGCCAGGACGTGGCGGGAGCTTGCCGGGTTGCTCGTGGAGCAATTGGAGCAGGACACTGCGATTATCGCAGTGACTCACGATGAGCATTTGGCCAGCGTTCTGGGGGCCCAGGAGATTCACCTGGCCGCTGTCGCGAAGCAACAGCCCGCGATAGCCAGGGGCCCGGTCCTGGACGCTCCGGTGGGCCACAGCTGGCTGGCGAAGATCAATCCCCTGGCCAAGCTGGGCGCGGTGGCAGCAGCCACCTTGCCCCTGATTACCACCTTGGATTGGGTTTCGGCGCTGGTGGTCGTGGCTGCGACCATCCTGGCCTTCCCCTTGGCGGGCTTGAGCCCGGCAAGATTCTTCAAGCGGGCCTGGCCCCTGCTGATCGCCGGGGTGGTGGCCGCTTGGGGCATTGCCCTGGTGGGGCAGGACAGCGGCGCCGTGTATGCGCAGCTGGGGATCTTCAGCATCACCGAGGGCTCGGTCCACGGCGGTATCGCCACCGGCTTGAGGGCCTTCGCCTTGGCGCTTCCATGCATTTTGCTGCTGGCAACCACCAATCCCAGCGACTTGGGCGGGGCACTGTCGCAGCAGTTGCGAGTTCCGCACCGTTTTGTGCTCGGAGCGCTGGCTGGCATGCGCCTGCTAGGGCTGATGGTCGAAGAATTCGCCACTCTCGGGCTGGCTCGGCGGGCGCGCGGGGTGGGCAGCTTCGGCACCGTTGCCCAGCGCATCTCCGCGAAGCTGGGCCAGTGCCTGGCCCTGCTGGTCCAAGCACTTCGCCGGGCCGGGCGGCTGGCGGTCACCATGGAAGCCAAGGGCTTCGGCATCGGGCAACGCACCTGGATTCGCACAGCCACCTTCACCAGCAAGGATGCCGCGGTGCTGTTGGCGGGCATCGTGCTGGGCACCGTGGCTGTAGGCGCGGCCGTGCTGGCCGGCACCTACAACCTGGTCTGGGGCTAG
- a CDS encoding DUF4235 domain-containing protein, protein MNTVQKLATTGISIGAGFVGSKLVDQLWKGFTGNKAPRKGSEEAAEASLRQALGFAIFSAIVAATIQVLADRGSNKVVARFSK, encoded by the coding sequence ATGAATACAGTGCAGAAACTTGCCACCACGGGAATTTCCATTGGCGCCGGTTTTGTCGGCAGCAAGCTGGTTGACCAGCTGTGGAAGGGTTTCACCGGAAACAAGGCACCCCGCAAGGGAAGTGAAGAAGCCGCCGAGGCTTCGCTGCGCCAGGCTCTCGGATTTGCGATCTTCTCGGCCATCGTGGCAGCCACCATTCAGGTGCTGGCAGACCGCGGTAGCAACAAGGTAGTCGCACGCTTTAGCAAGTAG
- the mnhG gene encoding monovalent cation/H(+) antiporter subunit G gives MEMFVDILVAVLLIAGCLMSLIAGIGLLTFPDMLTRMHAATKPQVLGFLLIFTGLAIHLRSWAVVPVLFLAWGMQLLTAPVSAHMIGRSGYRTKHAAKDSLYADELKQIVDKTSSAPPTGTFDATSGASGKSED, from the coding sequence ATGGAGATGTTCGTGGATATTCTCGTGGCAGTACTGCTGATTGCCGGTTGCCTCATGTCGCTGATTGCCGGTATTGGCCTGCTGACCTTTCCCGACATGCTCACCCGCATGCATGCCGCAACCAAGCCCCAGGTCCTCGGGTTCTTGCTGATCTTCACCGGGCTGGCGATTCATCTGCGCAGCTGGGCTGTGGTTCCCGTGCTCTTCCTGGCATGGGGGATGCAGTTGTTGACCGCGCCGGTTTCGGCCCATATGATCGGGCGCTCCGGCTACCGCACCAAGCACGCTGCCAAGGATTCGCTCTATGCCGATGAGCTCAAGCAGATTGTAGACAAGACCAGCAGTGCCCCGCCCACCGGAACCTTCGATGCAACCTCGGGTGCATCGGGAAAATCTGAAGACTAG
- a CDS encoding Na+/H+ antiporter subunit A — MLVILAALFVTAFLCPMLFRALKRNAFYVVAVVPAAGFAWLLTQLPGVLAADESLANGAPNAPPSIGIQWIPGLNIGLNFRLDSLAATILLLILGVGALVLFYCARYFKNDDPQIGGFAAKMVAFAGAMTGLVTADDVIIMFIFWEITSVLSYLLIGFNQALITARRSAMNALIVTTLGGLVMLAGILMIGAKAGSYQLSEIIASSDQLVALGGYTDVAVALIIVGAISKSALVPFHFWLPGAMAAPTPVSAYLHAAAMVKAGVYLIARLAPGFADTNLWAPMTVGIGIATMLIGGFRALKQYDLKLILAFGTVSQLGFIIAIFGFGTPEAAFAALAMTLAHGLFKATLFLSVGIIDHNTGTRDIRKLSGLRRAMPILTATAGIAAASMAGIPLLFGFVAKEAVYESALHLDTPWGMIALIGLVLGAGLTMGYSLRFFFGAFGVKKHSVPALICKAPTLIFLAPLLVLSALTLLLGVYPQLVEPLMLQWSEAQGGPGKMHLLPFAGFNAALGLSALSASLGLAFYWIRRRTDTGAPLRRMTVSAEEIYRMSVNALDMAAIWITGRTQRGSLSFYLGVILGVVLVLPLGIALTVSTPWPQNWIVADHPAQLLIGAIIIAGAVVAIIAPKRFMAVLMVSVTGYGMVAIFALQGAPDLALTQLLVETIVLVSFVLALRALPKRLWGGVVRIKWGRALMAIALAVMVIYIAIAMMGARQEASISLAWPELAYNQGYGKNIVNVALVDMRVWDTFGEITVLAAAATGVASLIFAGRSFGNRVRAHEVAPGSIDSGSEAMGGKDSKEVELRIARRFASSGNQDWLMAGSTLVAERRSIIFEVVTRLMFHSVLILSVYTLLTGHNTPGGGFAGGLIAGLALTIRYLAGGRIELSESMRIAPGMLIGGGIALAGLSGIVPLLMGDEIFTTYAMEFWFFGDHKFVTSTVFDIGVYLVVLGLVQDVLRSLGSEIDSLSEGRSPVDRHDFVEASRTGVGR, encoded by the coding sequence GTGCTAGTAATTCTCGCTGCGTTGTTTGTGACCGCTTTTTTGTGCCCGATGCTCTTCCGGGCGCTGAAACGAAACGCCTTTTATGTGGTGGCGGTCGTCCCGGCAGCGGGATTCGCCTGGCTCTTGACTCAGCTTCCGGGGGTGCTCGCCGCCGATGAATCCTTGGCCAACGGCGCGCCGAACGCACCACCATCCATTGGCATTCAGTGGATTCCCGGACTGAATATCGGATTGAACTTCCGGCTGGATTCGCTAGCGGCCACGATCCTGCTGCTGATTCTCGGCGTTGGCGCGCTGGTGCTGTTCTACTGCGCCCGCTATTTCAAGAACGATGACCCGCAAATCGGTGGATTTGCCGCCAAGATGGTCGCCTTCGCCGGAGCAATGACCGGCCTGGTCACCGCGGACGACGTGATCATCATGTTCATCTTCTGGGAAATCACCAGTGTCCTGTCGTACCTGCTGATTGGTTTTAACCAGGCCCTGATCACGGCCCGCCGTTCGGCGATGAATGCGCTGATTGTGACGACCCTGGGCGGGCTGGTGATGCTCGCCGGCATCTTGATGATCGGTGCCAAGGCCGGAAGCTACCAGCTTTCCGAGATCATCGCTTCTTCAGATCAGCTGGTCGCCTTGGGCGGCTACACCGACGTGGCAGTGGCCCTGATCATTGTGGGCGCCATTTCCAAGTCGGCGCTGGTGCCCTTCCACTTCTGGCTGCCCGGCGCCATGGCCGCGCCAACCCCGGTCTCCGCCTATCTGCACGCTGCCGCGATGGTCAAGGCCGGCGTCTACCTCATCGCCCGGCTGGCACCGGGCTTCGCCGACACCAACCTGTGGGCGCCGATGACGGTGGGCATCGGCATTGCGACCATGCTGATCGGCGGCTTCCGTGCGCTCAAGCAGTACGACCTCAAACTGATCCTGGCCTTTGGCACCGTCTCGCAGCTCGGATTCATCATCGCGATATTCGGCTTCGGCACCCCGGAAGCTGCCTTCGCCGCGCTGGCCATGACCTTGGCGCACGGGCTGTTCAAGGCGACGCTGTTCCTCAGCGTGGGCATCATCGACCACAACACCGGCACCCGTGATATTCGAAAGCTCAGCGGGCTGCGCCGTGCCATGCCAATCCTCACAGCCACCGCCGGGATCGCGGCCGCTTCGATGGCCGGAATCCCGCTGCTCTTCGGGTTCGTCGCCAAGGAAGCAGTCTACGAGTCAGCGTTGCACCTTGACACCCCGTGGGGCATGATCGCGCTGATCGGTCTGGTGCTGGGCGCCGGATTGACCATGGGCTATTCGCTGCGTTTCTTCTTCGGGGCTTTCGGGGTGAAGAAGCATTCGGTGCCTGCGCTGATCTGCAAGGCGCCCACCCTCATTTTCCTGGCACCGCTGCTGGTGCTTTCGGCGCTGACGCTCCTCCTTGGCGTCTACCCGCAGCTGGTGGAACCGCTGATGCTGCAGTGGTCTGAGGCCCAGGGCGGACCAGGCAAGATGCACCTGCTGCCGTTTGCCGGTTTTAATGCGGCCCTCGGGCTGAGCGCGCTGTCGGCGAGCTTGGGCCTGGCCTTCTACTGGATCCGCCGGCGAACCGATACCGGGGCACCACTGCGCCGGATGACGGTCTCGGCCGAAGAAATCTACCGCATGTCGGTGAACGCCTTGGACATGGCGGCGATTTGGATCACCGGTCGCACCCAGCGTGGTTCGCTGTCCTTCTACCTGGGAGTGATCCTGGGCGTAGTGCTGGTGCTTCCGCTGGGCATCGCCCTGACCGTGTCTACGCCATGGCCACAGAACTGGATTGTTGCCGATCATCCTGCCCAGCTGCTGATCGGCGCGATTATTATCGCCGGCGCCGTGGTGGCAATCATCGCCCCGAAGCGCTTCATGGCGGTGCTGATGGTCTCGGTTACCGGCTATGGCATGGTGGCAATTTTTGCGCTGCAGGGGGCACCGGATCTGGCGCTGACCCAGCTGCTGGTCGAAACCATCGTGCTGGTTTCCTTCGTGCTCGCCCTGCGCGCCCTGCCCAAGCGCTTGTGGGGCGGGGTGGTCCGTATCAAGTGGGGCCGCGCCCTGATGGCGATTGCCTTGGCAGTGATGGTCATTTACATTGCCATCGCCATGATGGGCGCCCGCCAAGAAGCCAGCATCTCGCTGGCCTGGCCGGAATTGGCCTACAACCAGGGCTACGGCAAGAACATTGTGAACGTTGCCCTGGTGGATATGCGTGTGTGGGACACCTTCGGTGAAATCACCGTGCTGGCGGCAGCTGCCACCGGCGTGGCGTCGCTGATCTTCGCAGGACGCAGCTTCGGCAACCGGGTGCGTGCCCACGAGGTGGCCCCGGGAAGCATCGATTCGGGCTCCGAAGCCATGGGCGGCAAGGACTCCAAGGAAGTGGAACTGCGCATTGCCAGGCGTTTCGCCTCCAGCGGCAACCAGGACTGGCTGATGGCAGGAAGCACCCTGGTCGCCGAACGGCGCTCCATCATTTTTGAAGTGGTCACCCGCCTGATGTTCCACTCGGTGCTGATCCTCTCGGTCTACACGTTGCTCACCGGGCACAATACGCCAGGTGGCGGTTTTGCCGGCGGGCTGATCGCAGGGCTGGCATTAACCATCCGCTACCTGGCCGGAGGACGCATCGAGCTCTCCGAGTCCATGCGGATCGCCCCGGGCATGCTGATCGGTGGCGGGATTGCGCTGGCCGGGCTGTCCGGAATTGTGCCGCTGCTGATGGGCGATGAAATATTCACGACCTATGCCATGGAATTCTGGTTCTTCGGCGACCACAAGTTTGTCACCTCCACCGTCTTCGATATCGGCGTCTACCTGGTGGTGCTGGGCCTGGTGCAGGATGTCTTGCGTTCGCTGGGCAGCGAGATCGATTCGCTCTCCGAAGGACGCAGCCCGGTGGATCGCCACGACTTTGTTGAAGCATCACGGACAGGAGTTGGACGATGA
- a CDS encoding ECF transporter S component, whose protein sequence is MNQSAANQRSGWRVVDIVTASVIAVASGVIFWAWSAGYGLFSLAFAAFPPAAALLTGVWLFPAVLGALIIRKPGAALYCELLAAVVEALLGSHYGLTVLLSGLVQGLGAEVVFAAFRYRKWNLGVALLAGLFSGLFAGISEAYIMAYYVEYTPALKLFHVIATGVSGLIVAGLLSWLATRGLAKTGALSALASRRAHLESGKLAAK, encoded by the coding sequence ATGAACCAATCAGCAGCAAACCAGCGTTCTGGCTGGCGCGTCGTAGACATCGTCACCGCATCGGTCATCGCAGTCGCCTCGGGCGTCATCTTCTGGGCCTGGAGCGCAGGCTACGGGCTGTTCTCGCTGGCCTTTGCGGCCTTCCCGCCCGCGGCAGCGCTGCTCACCGGCGTTTGGCTCTTCCCCGCAGTGCTTGGCGCGCTGATTATCCGCAAGCCCGGCGCGGCCCTGTATTGCGAGCTGCTGGCAGCGGTGGTCGAAGCGCTGCTCGGTTCGCATTATGGCCTGACCGTGCTGCTGTCCGGCCTGGTCCAGGGCCTGGGTGCTGAAGTGGTCTTTGCCGCGTTCCGCTACCGCAAGTGGAACTTGGGCGTGGCATTGCTTGCAGGGCTCTTCTCTGGACTTTTCGCCGGTATTTCCGAGGCCTACATCATGGCCTACTACGTTGAATACACCCCGGCGCTGAAGCTGTTCCACGTGATCGCTACCGGTGTCTCCGGGCTGATTGTTGCAGGCCTGCTGTCCTGGCTGGCAACCCGCGGCCTGGCCAAGACCGGCGCGTTGAGCGCTTTGGCCAGCCGCCGGGCACACCTTGAATCCGGAAAACTGGCCGCAAAATGA
- a CDS encoding aminodeoxychorismate lyase: MSSLVFLDPAYPAGYLADISAPQLLVTAQGVTRGDGVFESMLYTNQAVRKIEAHLARLATSAEVADLVIPDARSWYAAVDTAVADFDATGGAEEAVVKLVAARGQHDEDPAICWVTVTPAPALGKEQRETGVDVLLLDRGYDSKLSERAPWLMMGAKTLSYSVNMAALRYARKHGAHDVIFTSADGIVLEAPTSTVLVAQRDGETKRLLTPMLETGILPGTTQSAIFDAAAQDGWELGYGPLRPEDLYQADGVWLVSSIRLLTPVRTIDAKPLRLDAELHEELSALSEAIR; the protein is encoded by the coding sequence ATGAGCTCACTAGTATTCTTGGATCCGGCCTATCCGGCAGGCTACTTGGCCGATATTTCAGCACCCCAGCTTCTGGTCACCGCGCAGGGAGTCACCCGCGGTGACGGTGTTTTCGAATCGATGCTCTACACCAACCAGGCTGTCCGAAAAATCGAGGCCCACTTGGCCCGCCTGGCCACCTCGGCCGAGGTGGCCGATCTGGTCATCCCCGATGCGCGCAGCTGGTACGCGGCGGTGGATACCGCAGTCGCCGACTTTGATGCCACCGGCGGCGCCGAAGAAGCAGTGGTCAAGCTAGTTGCAGCCCGCGGCCAGCACGATGAGGATCCGGCCATCTGCTGGGTCACGGTCACCCCGGCCCCGGCCTTGGGCAAGGAACAGCGCGAGACCGGTGTCGACGTGTTGCTGCTGGATCGCGGCTACGACTCGAAACTCTCCGAACGCGCACCGTGGCTGATGATGGGCGCCAAAACCCTGTCCTACTCAGTGAACATGGCGGCCCTGCGCTACGCCCGCAAGCACGGAGCCCACGACGTCATTTTCACCTCGGCCGACGGCATCGTGCTCGAAGCGCCAACCTCTACCGTGCTGGTGGCCCAGCGCGATGGCGAGACCAAGCGCCTGCTGACCCCGATGCTGGAAACCGGCATCTTGCCGGGAACCACGCAGAGCGCCATTTTTGATGCGGCAGCCCAGGATGGCTGGGAACTGGGCTACGGCCCATTGCGTCCCGAGGACCTCTACCAGGCAGACGGCGTATGGCTGGTTTCTTCCATCCGCCTGCTCACCCCGGTGCGCACCATCGACGCCAAGCCGCTGCGCTTGGACGCCGAGCTCCATGAAGAGCTCAGCGCCCTCAGCGAGGCGATCCGCTAG
- a CDS encoding Na(+)/H(+) antiporter subunit C — translation MSVNITFLVITGVLLAAGFYLVLERTLTRVLLGIMLLGNGINLLILTSGGRRGVAPLFQSGLAAEEYSDPLPQALILTAIVITFAVTAFLLAMIYRSWTLTSADELADDTEDIKVSQKTAYDEEEDSPVAEDTTEFVDEEGRPVREGEE, via the coding sequence ATGAGCGTGAACATCACCTTCCTCGTGATTACCGGGGTGCTGCTGGCGGCCGGATTCTATCTGGTCCTTGAACGCACGCTGACCCGCGTGCTGCTGGGCATCATGCTGCTGGGCAACGGCATCAACCTGCTGATCCTCACCAGCGGCGGCCGGCGCGGAGTGGCACCGCTGTTCCAATCCGGATTGGCTGCCGAGGAATATTCGGATCCGTTGCCGCAAGCCCTGATCCTCACGGCCATCGTGATCACCTTCGCAGTCACCGCCTTCCTGCTGGCCATGATCTACCGTTCCTGGACGTTGACCAGCGCCGATGAACTGGCCGATGACACCGAAGATATCAAGGTCTCGCAGAAGACCGCATACGACGAAGAGGAAGACTCGCCGGTGGCAGAGGATACGACCGAATTCGTTGACGAAGAGGGCCGCCCAGTGCGCGAGGGGGAAGAGTGA
- a CDS encoding Na+/H+ antiporter subunit E, giving the protein MPTKKLKPGDQRIDDALDTSGVRHRATLKQEWPLLALLIFVWCALWQDFSPANLIFGVIIALVIVTLFPLPPVVLSGRMNVWYCLQLFIWFIGQVFVASFEVARLAIFRGKKTRSGVIAVPLRTDSDLIVTTVGHVLTLIPGSFVIDVDRSSSTLYLHYINIESRQDMDRAREAVRDIERRMIMAIGSRDEFDAIKHECGPNLMRMKGKK; this is encoded by the coding sequence ATGCCGACTAAAAAATTGAAACCCGGTGACCAGCGTATTGATGATGCGCTGGATACCTCAGGCGTGCGCCACCGGGCGACGCTCAAGCAGGAATGGCCGCTGCTGGCCCTGCTGATTTTTGTGTGGTGCGCACTGTGGCAGGATTTCTCTCCGGCGAACCTGATCTTCGGTGTGATTATCGCGCTGGTCATCGTCACGCTCTTTCCGCTGCCTCCGGTGGTGCTTTCGGGACGCATGAACGTTTGGTACTGCCTGCAGCTATTCATCTGGTTTATCGGCCAGGTGTTTGTGGCCAGCTTCGAAGTGGCCCGACTGGCCATCTTCCGGGGAAAGAAGACCCGCAGCGGGGTCATTGCGGTTCCTTTGCGCACCGACTCGGATCTGATCGTGACAACGGTTGGCCATGTGCTGACCCTGATCCCGGGATCCTTCGTCATTGACGTGGACCGCAGTTCCTCAACGCTGTACTTGCACTACATCAATATCGAATCAAGGCAGGATATGGACCGCGCCCGCGAAGCCGTGCGCGACATTGAACGCCGGATGATCATGGCCATCGGCAGCCGGGATGAATTCGACGCGATCAAGCACGAATGCGGACCGAACCTGATGCGAATGAAGGGCAAAAAATGA